taatatgtaacttataaattataacagtatataaagaattacaaaaaagtaaaagaacaactgatttatttaaatcacaaaaaaaaagtgtaaatatcactattcagtctgtggtactattacaaatttttgaaatgtgttcttaaaaaacataatgcatcaattgtgctgtcattaagcctgaaaagtaattttatgtagaaaataccagctgtcgaaaacgctctttcggcatctatgctagttggtgatactgttaacaatacgcgatatactttttccaagtatttacctctaaatccctcatcttcaaataaatcgatgtCTCGTCGGATGGTTTGGGATCTAGcttatttctgtattgtattttggttcgttgaattttttttatttatcgctaattctaatttttgttcaagagacaattcattttcattatcgacATTATTGTCagcataatcttcgataactgaaccgaattcttctaaatataaataggtttgtaagtaaaaaattgtaagaaaatttactataaacttaatcagatttgaattgattattttcttttcttctttttcatttttaaaatcattataattatctaaataccgtaaaacattttctatttcgttatgtctttcttctgtgcgatttttcaatgtaatatataattcttcagatagtgatgtgtgttgttctttcatgattgcaacatgaaatttattgttcaattagctgttaataaattaaaatcgctccgacataatgcctctatagtcagttttattggaagtagagctgatataattctggatattaagtcgaattcactatctgaaaaattaatttgcaggtttaagtcgattattgctttttggattggatttctaaatttcaaaaatcgttccatcattaggagtaaactgttccaacgtgtcttagaatctattattaatatatattatgttttattttcagttagtatatatttttgtaatatggcaatTTTTGTAAGGGAACGTTTAAAtgtattaacaatttttcgaactttataaattataggaagcaattcttgatgggttaatatttcatccacattagcaatatcttcttcaacaattacattgtcattatcttcattgtcaatatcactctcactcttactctcttcaatgtcggaatccgaaatttctatatccacagtatttggattcttctgttctttatttttttcgtataatacatctattactcctaattgaattccatgaacATAGctcaattgctgatttgcaccaatcacctttccaactttttttcataactgttgctccattagtcgttatggatacaatatcttctttcagggataatccatgtttcgctaatttagatttaagcaattaagccattaattagctaattactTTCGCCCGTTAGGaaggcataaaaacaaaaacgtatactattttgctatgttggcgatccctgaacatatagtggagacaattttaaaaatttctagtaaataccgaaaaaccggtatttaaacttgtgaataccggtattgcaaaattgtaaaatggctcaaaataccggtattgcaatccctaattgtaacattccccgtttcccagtactgataaggcctttacagccagctgtgtcgtcgctgttacttactaaacgcCTAGAGAAAGCCAGATgatggatcttttcacctgggtggtctcgcatctgttcattagggACTACAATGAAAGATCACATGTGGAATCCCTCGttcaagaggtattgatagtaccttcaaacagaaaggggtgtccaaacatctggatgcttgatgtttctttttgtgaaaggatattcccacgacccactggcaccgctgagagagcatattgctgaatcCCGATTGGCCAAAacagagctcaaatgaccaatgcaAATTAAGAGGAGGAGATTGTTGCCGAAATAAAACGCAGAgattggggggggggagtgagAAGAAACTAATTGCAGGAGACGGTTGGGCTAAGCCCaagagttcggagtctgagaaactacccctggagtagTCGTGTTGACGTGAtagagaactgagtttcaagaaaaaccttcgactttgactgttttatctcctactacaggtgtaaataactatttatttaaccaagattagaacaagttattctttgtatatatagggctgtaaaataaagaattgtctggaaattctgcttcgttatttgatcagtctagatcaggacattacattATTAATAGTTCTGTGTCAAACGTTAATTTCAATTCGTTGAaaaacatccaaaatacataCATGAGTCTTATACACTATATATGAAGCACGAAACGCTCATCAGTGAGACTCTTATGTGATAATTCGTGGAGTTCATTGCCTGTGCACATTTGAGGGGTGGATAACCTTTATTGGGGAATGTGCCAGAAAATTTCGGGCAGACCATTCACACTGTTTAAAGGATGTTTATATAACGCTTTTCAAATATAAACGCACTTTTCTATACAATTCTCCAATTAAAAGatcatcatttaaaaaacttGCATCATTTAGAGTTGcgctgcaaatatttttaaaccccaaaataaaaagaaataggcAAATACTCCTTGCTGGAGAAGAGCTTTTTGATTGAGATAATGGACGATTGTAAGTTAACGAAGGATTCTTAAGAATTGAATGTATTCtcattcctaattttattttcgagtaaacaaagtatataaagaaaaaatgttctaATGGTCTCGAAATTTAGATGAATATTTATGTTCCTCTACCTCCTTAagtctgaaaaaaaatacttttaaaaaatgtttatacgcataaaaaaaatgtaagcagctaaatggatgaaatctggcaaaattttatctttccaaaataatataagtatttaCACATATGGTAATTACACAGTTGCAGATATCTATTTTATTTGGAAGGAGATCAATAATAAAACACCAGAGGtggaaatttactttttacttagGGGTTCTACTTTCAAAtatgtattcttatttaaattacaacAATCGTTTACTCgaatataatcaaattaatttcaaatagctTTTAATACtacaaatttcagaatattatccTTCAGAATTTTCTCCTCTTTTCTTCGATCCATTACAGTACAATTccttttttacagtttatttaattataaatattccatgCGTTAAAAAgtgtctcaatttttttttttaccgttttgtttaaaattaatttaaaattgaaatttcagaaaaaaataattagagtgATGCCGAGAAATCGGCTCTCTAATGAAGATGatatgttacaaattttatttcagattgatataatatttgttacttaGAAACTgctttaaatagatattaaactgaattcaatttttaaaaagtttagtttAGCATGTTTAAGAGGGAaagaggactttttttttttttaatcttttacatcATCGAAGTATCACTCTAGATCTTAGTCCATTTCCAGTTACActgatttgtaaataattaagtaCAATTATTTAGACttccaaatacaaaatattaagacTGTTGTTTGACTACCTGTTccaataatgcaatttttttccgtCTCTTTTGATTGATCTCGCTTTTGTTACAGGTGTTGAAAGACTGGTGAAACACTTGCGCAACAACAATGTCCCCCTCGCCATCGCCACGAGTTCGAAGAAGGAAACCTTCGAACTAAAAACGAAGAACCACCAAGAACTCCTCAGCTCCTTCCATCATTCGGTGATTGCCCCGAGTGAACCGGAAGTGGAGAGGGGCAAACCGGCTCCCGACGTTTTTTTGGTGTGCGCCCGCAGATTCGATGAAAAGCCGCCCCCTGAAAAGGTGAGAATCATGCGGAGTTGCAACCTACATTAATTAGACATATTGTCGGAAGTGGCCTGGTTTAAGGAGCAAGTGTTGTCTTGTCTTTGGATATTGTCCACTTCAAATATATTAGAAAGTCCATATACGgttctgaaaaaaatcaaaagtgaaGCCGTTTCGTCGTTTTTATTGATTACGGCAGCGTGTTAATTGTGCCATGTCAATGTCTGAGAGGCATTTTGTTTTTGTCGAATCTTCTGTTGATTGTCTTGTCTTAACTTGCTGATCGCTGAATCAGATTGGTTGTTACCAATGGGCCCTACAATTTCGGAAAAATCtcgaaattattattgtattttttgaagtatattcaGGAGAACTTGAtcttttgctttcatttaatataCAAGCACCATGTTCTCGaacttcttgaaattaaaatcaaatattttttttaatttaaaatttttattccccGATTTTCCCATCCTTTCAAACACTTATAAATTAACACTTTAcactcggaaaaataattcgatgtatAATTAGTCAGTTAAGGCATGGACTTGTTTactacaccaaaaaataaatacatacaattgttTTCAGTTGAGTTTCCCTAAAATATGAATCTACATCTTTCAACCCTACtgtatgtatttttaacaattaaaattattaaaaaataaataagtaaaatgttaaTGTTGCCCATTTTTAATGGTGCTTAAGAGAAGACATTCACGTGCAAAAGGTTAATGTATTTTAGGAAGATTCTTAGAAGAAGAGTATTTATTTCAATGGTTCTCGTTACAAGGTTTCGGGGAAATTTCTTCAGTTCATCTCTGATCACGATCCCTAGAACACAAAACCACCCTTCGTCCAAAAGTTTATTTATACATTTGcataacgctttgcccatgtcATCTTGTAAACAGGACAACTGGagtttttgtttggattttaattggaatatattattagaaatgtaaaaatctcggacgagtttcTAAATGGCACCTCTAGCTCAAAGGGAGTGGAAATAGTGgagggttgaaattttcatttcgctataactttcttaatattgaagacagaaaaataaatccagttagCCAAATTACCAtctcattaagacaaacaactttttgtcttaaattttttccataacagcaatatcttagaagttatgggttgaaaagtgattttccaGTCCTAATATTggctgtttctaacatcaacaatttatgttgccagataggaACTTAGATGCAAAGGAATCTacttttgccttccagcttgttgagaggatttttatttatttattgattgattgatatatTCAGAAATCGGCAAACCTAGAAATCtttatattccataattattaagatcttttcaaaaacattttgtacaATGACCcttttatttaccatttaaaattacttttaaatcttatattttttagagACAAGAtgctgaaaccaagcattttgcctatgaactttaaatattaataataataatatattcattaataaatacatttatgaaatatattcattaaaataattctttaaataaatttattcatttttgttgtgatatttgtaaTTTCGATTGCTTATATAGATTAAAGGAAAACTATTAAAGAAGATATGTTTTCAATTGATCGCTTCACCCTAGCTCAATTCTTTCTTGACAAACgagtaattaaaatttagccAAAAACAGGGAATGCTTTCAAAAATAGAGCTTCTTGTCAGCAATGAAGAATAAATTAGTTTCAGAAGTTTTTTccgttatttaaataaatatttattaacgaaAAGGTGTTCCATACAATAcagaattttctcttaattttctcTCATATATTATACTTTCGTATAATATAGAATTTATCGGTTAAATTTGGTTGCCTTTCCAACCTGCTAATTTTGAAAGTCGGTACTGGCAGCTTGCTGAAAATCAAAGTTATGTTTAAACtttttcaactatattttaaaaaaattattaaacttcattttgacacatttttgaCGTTATTAATCAAAATAGGTAAGGGAAGTGATGTTgtcttatttacaaatttttataatagatgCAGAAATCATTATGTTTATAAAGATGAATtcaaagacacatttttggaaaacaaagaggtttttttttcaatcgaaatGTTTATCTATAATATCTATAATAGTTTATCTATAATAAAGGAACACACTATTgttcaaaaactaaatttgtgctacttttaaattttataaaaccagatttttagtgatataaattttacttccgatatttttttctaattttagtcccttttaaaaagttttttttaattatctttgaaaaaaaattactgtgatCACTCAGAAAAGcaacattaaatttttactatacacaTTGCCGTTGCTATAAttcaaactaaattattaaaaataaaataaaagtagacGATTTAAGcctgaaatattagttttttatctgttttatgtCTTCATGGCCCACTAAAATTTTCTTCCGTGGCAGTTATCTTTTCTAATGCTCTAGTCACTATGCTGCTTTAAGGTTAAACAGTATcctcctttaaaaatttataaagcaccaaagtttgaaatttttatttttcagaacattaTGTATCGAAGTCGGAAGTCTATGCGGAAGCCCCTCATTAACTGGCTGTTGAGCGAAATGTTGCATATTCTAATGGCCGTGAATGgctattttataacttttcaaaactaaaaacatCCACGTATTTTTCTGAGCTTTAATTATCTCCAAACTGCATGAAATAAATGAAGTTCTCCTTATATCATCCttgttttttgtaaatgaaattttttatttcgataaattactttattttcaaaactatatttttaaatgagaaaagctacattttttatagtaaaaaaaaaattaattcgaactATCGGTGAAAAATCAACTCAATAAAtctactatattttcttttttaaaggatccaatgatttcaaaaaaaaatttgaagtgcaaaggatctgaaaaataatttagtaaatcaCTTCTGAAATTTctgcatttaataaatagttaaattaatttttaagatcttAAAATTTGCGATTACGTTCCggatgttgttgttttttttagaaatgtttgtaaatagttatattttttgcatatttacgTAAAAAAAGATTATcctagatatataatattttttttaaaaattggcaaaaaggGCGTTGTTTTGgataaaaagaggtataaagcaaacaTCTTCTAGTTTAGAGCTTTATCAAACGATTTGCTTGATGGTCTTgcgaaaagaagtaaaaatagaatagacaattttatttttgcattattttagcatatttatatttttgcaactaGAAACTCTATAGTCACTTATGCAACAGAAATTTGTTCTGTCCAACGCTTTCTAGAATCTACAGTTTCTAATACAATCTTAACTTTTGTATGGAATATCCGCTGGTTCGATTCTCGTTTTCgtcaaagataaaatttgatagagattatTTTATGATAGAGATTATTTTTAGATTCAGATCTGtgctaattgaaattttgatcctGATCGAAAATTCAAGACATTTGAGAATCAAACTAGGCAATATTCCCCGACTCGTTTCAGGAGCCAGTGAAACTCTGTTTCTACATTGATGAAAAGGCGATATTCATGAGAATATATTTTGGCGAAATATTTCTGACATTTATTTCAATGCGACAAATAATATGGGGCAAAATTCAGCTTTGgattaatgatttcaaatatcTACTTATCTTGACGTGAACGCCattaagatatgaatttttttaactccaCACCATCTTTTACGCTCcgacataaaatatatttgtaatagaagaaactgtattttatgtaataaatatatgttaagtgacttcaaaaattttatcttcgaAGATAGGCTCACTTTGATGTGCAAACTGATCGTATGATTGACTTTTGAAAGGAGAACATTTCtgatcaaaacattttcatttttaagagttGTACAActgttcaatattatttaattttaacagttGTAAGGCAATCAAAACATTTTGTGAATCTTAAACACTGATTGCGATTTGGAAAAAGATGTGTGGGTATCCTTGTCTTCGGACAATGCTTTCTTTTCAGAATAATCCTCTTTTAAGGTTCGATATAAGATTTAAATCTAGCTAATTAAATCCGAATTATTAAATTTcgtaaatttcactttatttgtaAGTATGTGTAACGgagttttgtttgtttataatatGGTATGTTGACAAACTTTCAGGTCCTTGTGATAGAAGATGCTCCCAGTGGTGTCCAGGCAGCTGTTGCGGCCGGAATGCAGGTCGTGATGGTTCCCGATCCGAGAGTCGACGCGAAATTCTGTAAAAGTGCGACTTTAGTCCTGAAAAGTTTAGAGAGCTTCCAACCGGAACTTTTTGGCTTACCACCATTCACGAATGACCAATGACATttttagaggaattttttttatttgatactgacttttattaaaatgcgatTTTATCAGTTTggatttcttcatttctttactaGCCACTTTACATTTATAGTGTTATATTTTAATAGccgaaaataattttcagtaaattagTCTGTGTGATCCAATTttcggaaattaaattttatatcgtttttgCTTAATTTCGTTTTCTTCttaggaattataaaatatttttttttctttatttaaattttttttaaatccttttttttcaatctcaaggtttaaattattcttaaagtcactaatatttaattttgcccAAATATTGTCATTATCACAAATATTCGCATTCGTGAGGTGGTTACCATTCACCACggtgcattattttaaaattttatttatttttcaattttgtttgctaaaaatgcccacaaaatgataaaaaaaaagtaaattaacttttcagggaagtttaacttgaaataattatatatatttatttttcggaacaataagtAAATCCTTATATTATGTCAATAATTTTGCATCCAATTACTTtcccgagtgcaaagagttaaatacactcatgtccatagaTTAaagataatgcaagttcaggaaaagaaagtcagaagcaaaacaaatgtgacttatttgtaaagactatttattaaacaaaaggtaaaaagcaaaaaagatgctgtatgtttgatatcattaataaaagttgcaatttttttgcTCCTTAAAacaaattacgaaaaaaaaaaaactatttacaaaaaccaatattgcATGTTGGTaagatggttaatacatagtacgTCTCCCAGACGAAGTAATACAATCCGTACAACGCCTAGACATGCTGAATAACAAATTATCGATCCGATCTTGGGGAATATtgcaccactcatcaagcaatgctctccgaagttccggtagacatgtaggaggtggttgacgggctgcaactcgtcggccaagcatgtccaacaaatgctctactggattcaacgGGATATACGGgagatatcctccgatcgaaaacattcgtttacgatgtttgcacggtgaggacgggcattgtcatccataaacacgaattctgcgcccatggcgccccgaaacaaacgtacacgttgttccagaatgacgccCGATAAATTTGCCCGTCATGCTTCCAGTTTGAACATGCAgatcagttctggaacccagaataattcctccccaaacgagtaATCCTGCATCACCGTAACGTTGTCGTTCAAATAaggttctcttggtggtaacgggtacctggcgctctccacaCGAatgtccggcgagaatcagactgcaaactaaacctggactcgtcggaaaacatcataCAAGCCCATTGTTGCCGGTGTCCACAATGCAGGCTCTCTCCTCTAGTCTAACCGCAAGCGACAGTTACAGTAaatggaacacatctgaca
The window above is part of the Argiope bruennichi chromosome 7, qqArgBrue1.1, whole genome shotgun sequence genome. Proteins encoded here:
- the LOC129976557 gene encoding pseudouridine-5'-phosphatase-like, with the translated sequence MACYKPVTHVIFDLDGTLLDTEEVFTTLYQSIAEKYGKQLTWSQRAQAMGRPADEAVAFMIRELSLPISVQEFHHIARTEFHERIRDGLVGCQLKPGVERLVKHLRNNNVPLAIATSSKKETFELKTKNHQELLSSFHHSVIAPSEPEVERGKPAPDVFLVCARRFDEKPPPEKVLVIEDAPSGVQAAVAAGMQVVMVPDPRVDAKFCKSATLVLKSLESFQPELFGLPPFTNDQ